Sequence from the Candidatus Effluviviaceae Genus V sp. genome:
CCTCCAACGGAGACATCATGCGCGTGTTGCTTCACATGTGCTGCGGGCCGTGCGGCATCGTCCCGGCCCGCGACCTGCTCAACGAGGGGCACGAGGTTCTGGTGGCCCTTGCCAACCCGAACATCCATCCGTATCTCGAGTTCGTCCGCCGGAACGAGGCCGCGCGGGAGGTGTGCGCGCGGCTCGGCGTTGAGATCGTCCACGAGGACCCGTACGGGCTGGTCGAGTTTCTGCAGGCGGTCGACGGGGGGACGGATGACCGGTGCGCGGTCTGCTACCGGATGCGCATGGAGCGGGCCGCCGAGCTCGCGTCCGGGCTCGGCTGTGACGCCTTTACCTCGACGATGCTCGTGAGTACGCAGCAGGAACACGAGCGCATCCGGCGCGCCGGGGAGGAGGCGGCCGCGCGGCACGAGGTCGCCTTCCTCTACAGGGACTGGCGGCCGCGTGTCATGGAAGGAGTCGAGGAGTCGAAGGCGCTCGGCGTCTACCGACAGCAGTACTGCGGCTGCATCTTCAGTGAATGGGAGCGCTACCGCGACATGCGTCCCGGGCGGATCGCGAAGACGGCGCGGCGCGCCGCCGGACTCGGGGAGAGACCCGACGGCCTGTCGGAGGGTTCGACGTGAGGACGTCCGACTTCGACTACGACCTCCCGCGCGAGATGATCGCGCAGTATCCGTCCGAAAGGCGCGACGAGTCGCGCCTTCTCGTTCTCAGAAAGGACGGTGGCCCCTTCGAGCACCGGCGCTTCCGCGACGTGCTCGAGTACCTTCGACCGGACGACTGCCTCGTGATCAACGAGAGCCGCGTGATCCCGGCGCGGCTCGTCGGCAGGAAGGCGGAGACAGGCGGGAAGGTAGAGGTCCTCCTGCTCGAACCGTCGGCGGACGGTCTCTGGCGGGCACTCGTTCGTCCCGGTGCCAGAGTCGCCGACGGCACGACGGTGGTCTTCTCAGAGGACTTCCGGGCCGTCGTCGAGTCGACGCTTGAGGGAGGGAAGCGGGAGGTTCGGCTCCTGGCCGAGGACGACCCGCTGGAGGCGGTCGACCGCGTGGGGAAGGTCCCGCTCCCGCCGTACATCGACCGCGAGGCCGAGGCGATCGACAGCGAGCGCTACCAGACGGTCTACGCGAGGGTCCCAGGCGCCGTGGCCGCTCCGACGGCCGGCCTGCACTTCACCGAAGAGCTGCTCGAGCGCGCCGTCTCGTCGGGCGTCCGCGTCGCGCGCGTCATCCTGCACGTCGGTCTCGGGACGTTCCGCCCGGTCTCGAGCGACGACCCGGAAGAGCACGCGATGGACGAGGAACGCTACGAGCTCCCGGTCGAAGCCGCGGACGCGATCAACGGCGCGCGGCGGGCCGGCGGTCGGATCGTCGCCGTCGGTACGACGGCCGTGCGGGTCCTCGAGTCCACGGCCGACGAGGGGGGCGTGCTCCGGCCCGGAAGCGGTTCGACCGACCTCTTCATCAGACCGCCGTACCGCTTTCGTGCCGTCGACGCCCTCGTCACCAACTTCCACCTGCCGAAGTCGACCCTGCTGATGCTCGTATCGGCCCTGGCCGGAAGAGAGAGGGTCCTCGAGGCGTATCGCGAAGCGGTCGCGACGGGCTACCGCTTCTACAGCTACGGCGACGCCATGCTGATCATCTAGTCGGGTCCTCAAGGAGGATACGTGTTCGAGTTCCGCGTCATCGCCGAGGACCGGGAGACCCGAGCCCGCGCGGGCGAGCTCGTTACGCCGCACGGCGTCATCGAGACGCCCGTCTTCATGCCCGTAGGGACCCAGGCGACCGTCAAGACCCTCGCGCCGACCGACCTCCGGACCATGGGCGCCCGCATCATCCTGGCCAACGCTTACCATCTCTACCTTCGTCCGGGCGCCGACGTCGTTCGCGAGGCCGGCGGAATCCACCGCTTCATGGCCTGGGACGGTGCCGTTCTCACGGACAGCGGC
This genomic interval carries:
- the queA gene encoding tRNA preQ1(34) S-adenosylmethionine ribosyltransferase-isomerase QueA, which encodes MGALPRHASRADREDGAARRRTRGETRRPVGGFDVRTSDFDYDLPREMIAQYPSERRDESRLLVLRKDGGPFEHRRFRDVLEYLRPDDCLVINESRVIPARLVGRKAETGGKVEVLLLEPSADGLWRALVRPGARVADGTTVVFSEDFRAVVESTLEGGKREVRLLAEDDPLEAVDRVGKVPLPPYIDREAEAIDSERYQTVYARVPGAVAAPTAGLHFTEELLERAVSSGVRVARVILHVGLGTFRPVSSDDPEEHAMDEERYELPVEAADAINGARRAGGRIVAVGTTAVRVLESTADEGGVLRPGSGSTDLFIRPPYRFRAVDALVTNFHLPKSTLLMLVSALAGRERVLEAYREAVATGYRFYSYGDAMLII